From Lysobacter silvisoli, the proteins below share one genomic window:
- the kdpB gene encoding potassium-transporting ATPase subunit KdpB, translating into MNETIHPATPRRASAASNRAAAGLDAPALRAAAIASFVKLAPQHAVRSPIMAVVLLGTVLSLLIALSVPGSGGFGAAVAAILFVTVLFANFAEAVAEARGRGQAASLRAARRDLVARKLDTMGRNETRVAASTLRPGDRVIVSAGELVPADGEIVKGLTTINESAVTGESAPVLREAGTDRSGVIGGTKVLSDEIVVEVSAEPGQSFLDRMIALVEGAHRQKTPNEIALTMLLAAMTLTFLIVVATLPFFAGFVGARLDPLLLIALLVCLIPTTIGGLLPAIGIAGMNRALSANVLAKSGKAVEVAGDVDVLLLDKTGTITHGDRQATAFHPLAGVDRSQLRDAALLASLADPTPEGKSIVRLAREQHSGVAEPEHATYLQFSAQTRMSGVDLPTDAEGGARAIRKGAADAIGQYVRSLGGQVTAELAARVEQVARGGATPLVVAEGRYVLGVVELSDVVKHGVKERFARLRAMGVRTVMITGDNPLTAAAIAAEAGVDDYIAEARPEDKLARIRAEQAGGRLVAMVGDGTNDAPALAQADVGLAMNSGTQAAKEAGNMVDLDSDPAKLLAVVEVGKQQLITRGALTTFSLANDVSKYFAILPALFAAAVPQMAALNVMRLSSPTHAVLAALIFNALIIPALIPLALAGVRFKPASAVVLLRRNMLLYGLGGVLLPFLGIKLIDLALSTLF; encoded by the coding sequence ATGAACGAAACCATCCATCCCGCAACACCGCGCCGCGCTAGCGCCGCGAGCAACCGCGCCGCCGCCGGTCTCGATGCGCCTGCATTGCGCGCCGCAGCCATCGCCTCCTTCGTCAAACTCGCGCCGCAGCACGCGGTGCGCAGCCCGATCATGGCCGTGGTGCTGCTGGGCACCGTGCTGTCGCTGCTGATCGCGCTGTCCGTGCCGGGCAGCGGCGGCTTCGGCGCCGCGGTCGCGGCGATCCTGTTCGTGACCGTGCTGTTCGCCAACTTCGCCGAGGCCGTGGCCGAAGCGCGCGGCCGCGGCCAGGCCGCCTCGCTCCGTGCGGCGCGGCGCGACCTGGTCGCGCGCAAGCTCGACACCATGGGCCGCAACGAAACCCGCGTCGCCGCGTCCACCCTGCGCCCGGGCGACCGGGTGATCGTCTCCGCCGGCGAACTGGTGCCGGCCGACGGCGAGATCGTCAAAGGTCTGACCACGATCAACGAATCGGCGGTCACCGGCGAATCCGCGCCGGTGCTGCGCGAGGCCGGCACCGACCGCTCCGGCGTGATCGGCGGCACCAAGGTGCTGTCGGACGAAATCGTGGTCGAGGTCAGCGCCGAACCGGGCCAGAGCTTCCTGGACCGCATGATCGCGCTGGTCGAAGGCGCCCACCGGCAGAAGACGCCCAACGAGATCGCCCTGACCATGCTGCTGGCGGCGATGACCCTGACCTTCCTGATCGTGGTCGCCACGCTGCCGTTCTTCGCCGGCTTCGTCGGCGCCCGCCTGGATCCGCTGCTGCTGATCGCGCTGCTGGTGTGCCTGATCCCGACCACCATCGGCGGCCTGCTGCCGGCCATCGGCATCGCCGGCATGAACCGCGCGCTGTCGGCCAACGTGCTGGCCAAGTCGGGCAAGGCGGTGGAAGTGGCCGGCGACGTCGATGTGCTGCTGCTGGACAAGACCGGTACCATCACCCACGGCGACCGCCAGGCCACCGCCTTCCATCCGCTGGCCGGCGTCGACCGCTCGCAGCTGCGCGATGCCGCCCTGCTCGCCTCGCTCGCCGACCCCACCCCGGAAGGCAAGTCCATCGTGCGCCTGGCGCGCGAGCAGCACAGCGGCGTGGCCGAGCCGGAACATGCGACCTATCTGCAGTTCAGCGCGCAGACGCGCATGTCCGGTGTCGACCTGCCCACGGATGCGGAGGGCGGCGCGCGCGCGATCCGCAAGGGCGCCGCCGATGCCATCGGCCAATACGTGCGCTCGCTGGGCGGCCAAGTGACTGCGGAACTGGCCGCGCGGGTCGAGCAGGTCGCGCGCGGCGGCGCCACGCCGCTGGTGGTGGCCGAGGGCCGTTATGTGCTCGGCGTGGTCGAGCTGTCGGACGTGGTCAAGCACGGCGTCAAGGAACGTTTCGCGCGGCTGCGGGCGATGGGCGTGCGCACGGTGATGATCACCGGCGACAACCCGCTCACCGCCGCCGCCATCGCCGCCGAAGCCGGCGTGGACGACTACATCGCCGAGGCCAGGCCCGAGGACAAGCTTGCCCGCATCCGTGCCGAGCAGGCCGGCGGCCGCCTGGTGGCGATGGTCGGCGACGGCACCAACGACGCGCCGGCGCTGGCCCAGGCCGACGTGGGCCTGGCGATGAACTCCGGCACCCAGGCGGCGAAGGAGGCCGGCAACATGGTCGACCTGGACTCCGACCCGGCCAAGCTGCTGGCGGTGGTGGAAGTGGGCAAGCAGCAGCTGATCACCCGCGGCGCGCTGACCACGTTCTCGCTGGCCAACGACGTGTCCAAATACTTCGCGATCCTGCCGGCGCTGTTCGCCGCGGCCGTACCGCAGATGGCCGCGCTCAACGTCATGCGGTTGTCCAGCCCGACCCACGCGGTGCTGGCGGCGCTGATCTTCAACGCCCTGATCATTCCTGCGCTGATCCCGCTGGCCCTGGCCGGCGTGCGCTTCAAGCCGGCCAGCGCGGTGGTGCTGCTGCGCCGGAACATGCTGCTCTACGGCCTGGGCGGCGTGCTGCTGCCGTTCCTGGGCATCAAGCTCATCGACCTGGCTTTGTCCACTCTCTTCTGA
- the kdpC gene encoding potassium-transporting ATPase subunit KdpC, translated as MNTATVPSLDDRIGLRAPLLFACVSLLGFGLAYSLIGTVLSGIAFPHQATGSIVERDGRAVGSSLIAQPFVDARYFQPRPSAAKYDPMAAAGSNQARSNPDLRKRLAEETAAIAAREGIALSEVPPELATQSGGGLDPQISPRSAQVQAARVARARGIDPAQVDALIAQHTQPPQYGVLGEPRVNVLALNLALDAQQRQHLDTRTRR; from the coding sequence ATGAACACCGCAACCGTCCCCTCCCTTGACGACCGCATCGGCCTGCGCGCTCCGCTGCTGTTCGCCTGCGTCTCTCTGCTGGGCTTCGGCCTGGCCTACTCGCTGATCGGCACGGTGCTGTCCGGCATCGCCTTTCCGCATCAGGCCACCGGCTCCATCGTCGAACGCGATGGCCGCGCCGTGGGCTCGTCGCTGATCGCTCAGCCTTTCGTCGATGCGCGTTACTTCCAGCCGCGACCGTCCGCGGCCAAGTACGACCCGATGGCCGCGGCCGGCAGCAATCAGGCGCGCAGCAACCCGGATCTGCGCAAGCGCCTGGCCGAAGAAACCGCCGCGATCGCCGCTCGCGAAGGCATTGCCTTGAGCGAGGTGCCGCCGGAACTGGCCACCCAGTCCGGCGGCGGCCTGGATCCGCAGATCTCGCCGCGCTCGGCGCAGGTGCAGGCCGCGCGCGTGGCGCGGGCGCGCGGGATCGACCCGGCCCAGGTCGATGCGCTGATCGCGCAGCACACGCAGCCGCCGCAGTACGGCGTGCTGGGCGAGCCGCGGGTGAACGTGCTCGCGCTCAATCTGGCCCTGGATGCACAACAGCGACAGCACCTGGATACGCGGACGAGGCGGTGA